GCTGATGGTCAAGGAGCGGTTGATGATCTTCTAAGGGATGCTGCAGTATCTCAGGAACTGGTTCATTTAAGGCTTGATATAGCGCCGTCAGATGTTCTCGAAAAAGCTGATCAAACATGGCGTCATGATTAGAAGAATGGCCTTCGCCAAACCACCAGAACCAGTCTGAGCCTTCTGCGGCAAACAGCGCTTCCCAGGCTTCAGGATTTTTCTCCTCCGTCGCTTCGGGATGGTAAGCCAGGGTCTGCCTCGCATCGGTGAGTAAATCCCAGGCCCGATTTTTAATTGGGTCACCAATCCAGGTCGTAAAGCTGCCGTCAACCCAGGAGCCACTATGCAATTCCTGGGCTGGTAGAGTTTCCCGCGCCGGGAATTTATCGAGATATTCAGAGACGGTGACCAGATTAATGTCATTGCGATCGCTTAACTGGCTGTACAGGCTTTCTAAAAATGGGAGTCCATCCTTAGGATAAAACTCCCAACAGTTTTCGCCATCGAGAGCAATGGTGACCAGCCAGGGTTGAGCGAGATCGTTGCCATCTTCAGACTGGCGAGAGCTTAGGGTGGTTGCGATCGCATCTAGATGTCCCACCAAATCAGAAGCCGCCTCCTGCGGATCCATAGCGCTATAGGTAAAACCCACCAAATCTGACAGGCGATGATCTCGGAACACAATCGATAAATCTCCCTGCTCAGTCTCTAAGCGATAGGGCTGATAAAGAATCTCAGGTTCACAGACATTCCCCGATTCATCGCGGTGGAAAAAGTGCTCTTTCGTCCATCCCAGCACAGCTTCATCAGAACAGAGCCACTGGAACCCTTGCTTAGCAGCGTAGGGCAACATCTCAGGGCTAACGGACTGCTCAGAAGGCCAGAGACCGCGAGGTGCCTGTCCAAACCGGCTGAGATACTGATCCCAAGCTCGCTGCAGATGTCGAGGAATGTCACTGGCCCATTGAAACTGACTCTGGGGCAGCTCCATATGCGGGACTGCGACCCGACCCGAATTGGTGTCAGCCAAGAGGGGCAAGATTGGGTGTGTATAGGGAGAGGTAATCACCTCAAGCTGTCCCGTCTCCTGCATTTTTCGGTGTTGGGGCAAGATACGTCCGAGAATCTCTTGATGCTTGGCAATGATTTGCTGACGATCGGTTAAAGAAAAATCGC
The genomic region above belongs to Acaryochloris thomasi RCC1774 and contains:
- a CDS encoding glycoside hydrolase, whose protein sequence is MPHPLYVAFIWHQHQPLYKSRVTGQYRMPWVRLHGTKDYLDLVLLLERYPKLHQTVNLVPSLIAQIEDYAAGTAEDPYLAASLQTTENLSSEQQQFILRHFFDANHQTLIDPHPRYAELYNQHQEQGEAWCLENWKPQDYSDLMAWHNLAWIDPLFWDDPAISKWLEQGRDFSLTDRQQIIAKHQEILGRILPQHRKMQETGQLEVITSPYTHPILPLLADTNSGRVAVPHMELPQSQFQWASDIPRHLQRAWDQYLSRFGQAPRGLWPSEQSVSPEMLPYAAKQGFQWLCSDEAVLGWTKEHFFHRDESGNVCEPEILYQPYRLETEQGDLSIVFRDHRLSDLVGFTYSAMDPQEAASDLVGHLDAIATTLSSRQSEDGNDLAQPWLVTIALDGENCWEFYPKDGLPFLESLYSQLSDRNDINLVTVSEYLDKFPARETLPAQELHSGSWVDGSFTTWIGDPIKNRAWDLLTDARQTLAYHPEATEEKNPEAWEALFAAEGSDWFWWFGEGHSSNHDAMFDQLFREHLTALYQALNEPVPEILQHPLEDHQPLLDHQPQGFIHPTIDGVADEQDWDHAGRITVAGARGTMHKSSVVQRLWYGLDHLNFYLRFDCQVGKKLGVDSPPELHLFWYYPGQTMHNSAVPLTKKPDTAPLNYLFHHHLKIDLLKSEALLQVAGGEQPWYPIPQEIQIGLDQCLELAVPWKDLHVEPDWHMELVAILAKDGSFVEYLPENSCIPLQVP